One Dissulfuribacter thermophilus DNA window includes the following coding sequences:
- a CDS encoding AAA family ATPase — MEQASNHLDYLNYFGFREHPFKLLPDPSFFFPAKPHLRAKEVLVFGINRGEGFLVLTGEAGTGKSLLLRMFIDELPPDKVTAVVVAPTVSPRGLLKLILEEININVENDCETAFLFKKFEKAIIELAAEGKELVIIIDEAQNLPIETIEQLRLLSNIETGKKKLLQILLLGQPELNDILKSKGLGQLVQRITVNEHLRPLNKSETQEYITFRLNKAGRGDIEITSSALNCVFNYTKGIPRLINKLMDRALLVAASKRCKRITKEIIKNARETLPELLTEKSNKSYLPILFSLVLGFTLFFLGLNLIIQKNIFHSPKGILNIFKSNFSSEEKKSQVAIIRVKRAIVREGPGRMFPQLTTAALGDRFNVVNERESWVEITVFDAKGNKKHGWIRKDLIILEN, encoded by the coding sequence ATGGAACAGGCAAGTAATCATTTAGATTATCTCAACTATTTTGGCTTCAGAGAGCATCCCTTTAAGCTCTTGCCTGATCCTTCCTTTTTCTTCCCTGCCAAACCACACCTTCGAGCAAAAGAGGTCCTTGTCTTTGGAATAAATCGAGGAGAGGGTTTCTTAGTCCTGACCGGAGAGGCCGGCACTGGAAAATCCTTACTCTTAAGGATGTTTATTGATGAACTCCCGCCAGACAAGGTTACAGCAGTAGTGGTTGCACCCACAGTTTCACCCCGTGGGCTCCTTAAACTAATCTTAGAAGAGATAAACATCAATGTTGAAAACGACTGTGAAACAGCCTTTTTATTTAAAAAATTTGAAAAGGCAATTATTGAACTTGCAGCTGAAGGAAAGGAACTTGTAATTATTATAGATGAGGCCCAAAATCTGCCAATAGAGACCATTGAACAGTTACGGCTTCTGTCAAATATAGAGACAGGTAAAAAAAAACTTCTCCAGATCCTTCTCCTAGGACAACCGGAATTAAATGATATCCTAAAATCCAAGGGCTTAGGCCAGTTGGTACAGAGGATTACTGTAAACGAACACCTTAGACCCCTAAATAAAAGTGAAACACAAGAATACATAACCTTTAGATTAAACAAAGCCGGCAGAGGAGATATCGAAATCACTTCATCGGCTTTAAACTGCGTTTTTAATTATACTAAAGGGATCCCAAGGCTCATAAATAAACTTATGGACCGAGCCCTATTAGTAGCTGCATCAAAACGATGTAAAAGGATCACCAAAGAAATAATAAAGAACGCACGTGAAACCTTGCCTGAGCTATTGACCGAAAAATCCAATAAATCCTATTTGCCTATCCTATTTAGTCTTGTTTTAGGATTCACCCTATTTTTTTTGGGACTAAATCTGATAATTCAAAAAAATATATTTCATTCCCCAAAGGGGATTCTTAACATTTTTAAGAGCAACTTCTCCAGTGAAGAAAAAAAGTCACAGGTAGCCATAATTCGGGTAAAAAGAGCTATTGTCAGAGAAGGACCAGGAAGGATGTTCCCTCAACTGACTACCGCCGCCTTAGGTGACAGATTTAATGTGGTCAATGAAAGAGAAAGTTGGGTGGAGATAACTGTATTTGATGCAAAAGGTAACAAAAAACATGGTTGGATCAGAAAAGATCTTATCATTCTTGAAAATTAA
- a CDS encoding type II secretion system F family protein, translating to MPHYIYEALTNTGERIKDEGEYPSVGALYQDLRQRGLTLLDYKKKFSFDLSFIPQKIKRPILAEFFRNLSLLIRGGVPIKQAIEDLYKSPGDPALKKALGKILKRIDEGQLLSEAMKEQPRVFGKIVLVLVTIGEETGSLDRTLEDAATHIERVEEIISNTKRAITYPAFVATAMTGALIFWMLYVLPQILSLFTGLGMKNLPQTTKLLIVSVDIFKVYWQVIPLSVFALLILYIVSKKNDRLKYYWDLMWSYMPILGNVLKASQLAFFFEYLALLTKAGIDIVRSLEIMEKSVSHQVLKRAINSVRMDVMDGNGLTESFSKIKLFEPFILRMIGVGEQTGDMPGQLQILARFYLDKVNKLVDAMAKTLEPALIVVSGLIFVIIALGLLGPIYELMGKIQ from the coding sequence ATGCCACACTACATCTATGAGGCCCTCACAAATACTGGTGAAAGGATAAAAGATGAAGGAGAATACCCTTCAGTAGGGGCATTGTATCAGGATCTCAGGCAAAGAGGCCTTACGCTCTTAGACTACAAAAAAAAATTTTCTTTTGATCTCTCTTTTATTCCCCAAAAGATAAAACGTCCCATTCTGGCGGAATTTTTCAGAAACTTGAGCCTCCTTATAAGGGGTGGAGTGCCAATAAAACAGGCAATTGAGGACCTTTACAAGAGCCCAGGTGACCCTGCTCTCAAAAAGGCTTTGGGTAAGATATTAAAGAGGATTGACGAAGGCCAACTCCTTTCAGAGGCTATGAAAGAGCAGCCTAGGGTGTTTGGTAAAATTGTCCTCGTACTCGTCACCATAGGGGAAGAGACCGGTTCTCTTGACAGGACCCTTGAAGATGCCGCAACACATATTGAGAGAGTTGAGGAGATTATCTCAAATACAAAAAGGGCCATTACATATCCAGCCTTTGTTGCAACTGCTATGACAGGGGCTCTCATATTTTGGATGCTTTATGTCCTTCCTCAGATCCTATCTCTATTCACAGGGCTTGGGATGAAGAATCTTCCCCAAACCACAAAGCTACTCATAGTTTCTGTTGACATATTTAAGGTCTATTGGCAGGTAATCCCCCTGTCAGTATTTGCCCTTTTAATCCTTTATATTGTCTCAAAGAAGAATGATCGCCTCAAATACTATTGGGACCTTATGTGGTCATATATGCCTATTCTGGGAAATGTCCTTAAGGCCTCACAACTCGCCTTCTTCTTTGAATACTTGGCTCTCCTTACCAAGGCGGGGATAGATATTGTGAGAAGCCTTGAGATCATGGAAAAATCTGTCAGCCATCAGGTACTCAAAAGGGCAATTAATTCGGTTAGGATGGATGTCATGGATGGAAATGGACTCACTGAGTCATTTTCAAAGATAAAATTGTTTGAACCATTCATCTTGAGGATGATTGGAGTGGGCGAACAGACTGGGGATATGCCTGGCCAGCTCCAAATACTTGCAAGGTTTTATCTTGATAAAGTAAATAAACTTGTGGATGCTATGGCAAAGACTCTTGAACCAGCCTTAATTGTGGTATCAGGGCTCATATTTGTTATTATTGCCCTGGGACTCCTAGGGCCAATTTATGAACTCATGGGCAAGATTCAGTAA
- a CDS encoding GspE/PulE family protein has product MPQTALPIGQLLKEHGLIEENEIEFALQEQKATGERLGECLTRLGLVTETELSKALAAQSGLPFIDLRTFTPDQECLKRLPVQAARQKKILPLWIDGAEIHVAISDPYDTGIQEIVFRLTGLQPRPHIGARDELEKLIEWFYHLLEHPADEAIEEVTTRLRTNPNANIDVNQLVDLILTSAVSKRTTDIHLTPSDVSSRVMFRIDGVLRPAHVFPSSIHHRLITNIKVRSGMDISEQRKPQDGRMTFEFLGDSFDIRVSSVRTNFGENMVLRLLPSRGGNVLSIVDLGFEDDQLKKIRTLFARPHGMVLVTGPTGSGKTTTLYAALREQDAIGKNIITVEDPIEYEFLMIRQTQVNERAGYTFSSAIRTFLRQDPDVILVGEIRDEETAVLATRAALTGHLVLSTLHTNTTLGAIARLIDLGISPYLLSTSLIGVIAQRLLRRLCPKCKEPYDPEPGLLKELNLPPDGTFYRATGCPECQNTGYSGRTVVGEVLYLSKTILTLIAQEAPLGEIEAQARKEGFYDFAQAGIKKITRGETSIEEYQRVIG; this is encoded by the coding sequence ATGCCGCAAACTGCGCTCCCCATTGGCCAGCTCCTTAAGGAGCACGGGCTTATTGAAGAAAATGAGATTGAATTTGCTCTCCAAGAGCAAAAGGCCACTGGGGAGCGCCTAGGAGAGTGTCTTACACGCCTTGGCCTTGTCACAGAGACCGAGCTCTCCAAGGCCCTTGCAGCACAAAGTGGTCTCCCTTTTATTGATCTTAGGACATTTACCCCTGATCAAGAGTGCCTAAAGCGTCTGCCTGTACAGGCTGCAAGACAAAAAAAGATTCTTCCTCTCTGGATTGACGGTGCGGAGATCCACGTTGCAATCTCGGATCCCTACGATACGGGAATTCAGGAAATAGTCTTTAGGCTTACTGGTCTTCAGCCTAGGCCACACATAGGCGCAAGAGATGAGCTTGAAAAACTCATTGAGTGGTTCTATCACCTTTTGGAACACCCTGCGGATGAGGCCATTGAAGAGGTCACCACAAGGTTGAGGACCAATCCAAACGCTAATATAGATGTTAACCAGCTAGTTGACCTAATTTTGACGTCAGCTGTTAGCAAACGCACCACAGACATCCACCTTACCCCAAGCGATGTCTCTTCCAGAGTCATGTTTAGGATTGATGGAGTACTACGGCCTGCTCATGTATTTCCATCATCAATCCATCATAGGCTCATAACCAATATCAAGGTGCGTTCTGGAATGGACATTTCTGAACAGAGAAAACCCCAAGACGGCCGAATGACCTTCGAATTTCTGGGAGACTCCTTTGACATAAGGGTCTCTTCTGTACGAACAAATTTTGGGGAAAATATGGTTCTTAGGCTTCTACCATCAAGAGGGGGAAATGTCCTATCCATTGTGGACCTTGGTTTTGAAGATGACCAACTGAAAAAGATACGGACCCTATTTGCCAGACCCCATGGGATGGTCCTTGTTACAGGGCCAACAGGCAGTGGTAAGACAACCACCCTCTATGCAGCTCTCAGAGAACAGGATGCCATAGGGAAAAACATAATTACAGTAGAAGATCCAATAGAATATGAATTCCTTATGATAAGACAAACCCAGGTTAACGAGCGGGCTGGCTATACCTTTTCATCTGCTATTAGAACATTTTTGAGGCAAGACCCAGATGTGATACTGGTAGGGGAAATCAGGGATGAGGAAACGGCAGTACTGGCAACCAGGGCTGCCCTCACAGGTCACCTAGTGCTGTCTACCCTCCATACCAATACTACCCTAGGAGCCATCGCGAGGTTGATTGACCTTGGGATCTCTCCATATCTACTCTCTACTTCTCTAATAGGTGTAATTGCCCAGCGGCTTTTGCGCAGGTTGTGTCCAAAATGCAAGGAGCCCTATGATCCTGAACCAGGTCTCCTAAAAGAACTCAATCTGCCGCCAGATGGCACATTTTATAGAGCAACAGGATGTCCGGAGTGTCAAAATACAGGATATTCAGGCAGAACAGTAGTTGGAGAGGTGTTATATTTATCCAAAACAATCCTTACACTCATTGCACAGGAAGCGCCACTGGGAGAAATAGAAGCACAGGCGCGTAAGGAAGGTTTTTACGACTTTGCCCAGGCAGGTATAAAAAAAATCACCAGGGGAGAAACGAGCATTGAAGAATACCAGAGGGTAATCGGATAA
- a CDS encoding type II secretion system protein has protein sequence MMKIKKSLKNQGGFTLVEMAIVLVIIGLIVGAIMKGQSLIQEAKVKNVINQVNGLRAAILTFYDRYGMYPGDENLSNIPEGDQHNGNGNGQVDTTEGYYLFEDLRLSGLITGSYSGNSGDTPHHVFGDNIYFYWTTPTGGTAGHWFKLDNLPWDVAMEIDQKLDDGIYNTGSVIANEQYVSSSGSIGSLYIKF, from the coding sequence ATGATGAAAATAAAAAAATCCTTAAAAAACCAAGGTGGCTTTACCCTTGTGGAAATGGCCATAGTGTTAGTCATTATTGGATTAATTGTAGGAGCTATTATGAAAGGACAATCTCTTATTCAAGAAGCTAAGGTCAAAAATGTCATTAATCAAGTAAATGGTTTAAGGGCCGCTATTCTAACTTTTTATGACCGTTATGGTATGTATCCTGGCGATGAAAATCTTTCTAATATTCCTGAAGGCGATCAACACAATGGGAATGGAAATGGGCAGGTAGATACTACTGAAGGTTATTACCTATTCGAAGACCTTCGGCTCTCAGGTCTAATAACGGGAAGCTATAGTGGAAATTCTGGCGATACACCTCATCACGTTTTCGGAGACAATATCTATTTTTATTGGACAACTCCTACTGGGGGTACTGCAGGTCACTGGTTCAAACTGGATAATCTTCCCTGGGATGTAGCAATGGAAATCGATCAGAAACTTGATGATGGTATATACAATACGGGCTCAGTGATTGCAAATGAACAATATGTTTCGAGTAGCGGTAGTATTGGAAGCCTATATATTAAATTCTAA
- the leuD gene encoding 3-isopropylmalate dehydratase small subunit, translated as MLFKGKAWKFGENIDTDAIIPARYLNTSDPQELAKHCMEDADREFPNKVQPGDIIVAGKNFGCGSSREHAPIAIKAAGVSCVIAPSFARIFYRNAFNMGLPIFECSEAAREINEGDELEVDADNGEIRNLTTGKTYKAQPIPAFMQELIRDGGLIAHILKGMKKGSDGKMACDCTGCSVRG; from the coding sequence ATGCTATTTAAGGGGAAGGCCTGGAAGTTTGGCGAAAATATAGATACAGATGCAATTATCCCCGCACGGTATCTAAATACATCCGATCCTCAAGAACTAGCAAAGCATTGCATGGAGGATGCTGACAGAGAATTTCCAAACAAAGTTCAACCTGGGGACATAATTGTTGCTGGGAAAAATTTTGGCTGTGGTTCATCAAGAGAGCATGCACCCATTGCAATTAAGGCTGCAGGGGTCTCGTGTGTAATTGCCCCAAGTTTTGCAAGGATTTTTTATAGAAACGCATTTAATATGGGGCTCCCTATATTTGAGTGCAGTGAGGCGGCTCGCGAGATAAATGAAGGAGACGAATTGGAAGTCGATGCAGATAATGGAGAGATAAGAAATCTTACAACAGGAAAGACCTATAAAGCCCAGCCCATACCAGCATTTATGCAGGAGCTCATACGAGACGGGGGGCTTATTGCGCATATATTAAAAGGAATGAAGAAAGGTTCTGATGGAAAAATGGCCTGTGATTGTACAGGTTGTAGTGTAAGAGGATAA
- a CDS encoding 3-isopropylmalate dehydrogenase encodes MKQYKIAVIPGDGTGPEVVREGVKVLDAAKERFGFDIEYTWFDYGGDRYLKTGEVLPENAVDKLKKYDAIYLGAIGHPDVKPGILEKGILLYLRFALDQYINLRPVVLYPGVDTPLKDKGPEDIDFVVVRENTEGLYAGAGGVLKKGTPDEVAIQESINTRKGVERCIRFAFEYARRRNKKKKVTLCGKTNVLTYAFDLWERTFYEVAKEYPDIETDYAHVDATCMWMVKNPEWFDVIVTDNMFGDIITDLGAMIQGGMGIAAGGNINPEGVSMFEPIGGSAPKYTGKNVINPLAAICAGQMMLDYLEEREAAAAIENAVKEVVSKHLKSLSAGKMGYSTTEVGDLVAKYVKEGV; translated from the coding sequence ATGAAGCAATACAAGATAGCAGTAATACCAGGAGACGGAACAGGACCTGAGGTCGTTCGTGAAGGTGTCAAGGTGCTTGATGCGGCAAAAGAGCGTTTTGGTTTTGATATCGAATACACATGGTTTGACTATGGTGGAGACAGATATTTAAAGACTGGCGAAGTGTTGCCTGAGAATGCGGTAGATAAATTGAAAAAGTACGATGCCATTTATCTCGGCGCAATAGGTCACCCAGATGTAAAACCGGGAATACTTGAAAAAGGAATACTACTGTACCTTCGTTTCGCCTTGGACCAATATATAAATCTCAGGCCCGTTGTGCTCTATCCCGGAGTTGATACCCCACTTAAGGATAAAGGCCCAGAGGATATAGATTTTGTAGTTGTAAGGGAAAACACAGAGGGGCTTTATGCAGGAGCAGGCGGGGTGCTCAAGAAGGGCACTCCTGATGAAGTGGCAATCCAAGAGTCCATCAATACAAGAAAAGGGGTTGAGCGTTGTATACGTTTTGCCTTTGAATATGCTCGTAGGCGCAACAAGAAGAAAAAAGTCACGCTTTGTGGAAAGACTAATGTCCTCACCTATGCATTTGATCTCTGGGAAAGAACCTTCTATGAAGTGGCAAAAGAGTATCCAGATATAGAGACAGACTATGCCCACGTGGATGCCACATGTATGTGGATGGTAAAAAACCCTGAGTGGTTTGACGTGATCGTTACTGATAACATGTTTGGTGATATTATCACAGACTTAGGAGCCATGATTCAGGGAGGCATGGGAATAGCAGCAGGTGGTAACATAAATCCTGAAGGCGTTTCAATGTTTGAGCCCATAGGTGGGTCTGCCCCCAAATATACAGGTAAAAATGTCATCAATCCCCTTGCTGCTATCTGTGCAGGCCAGATGATGCTAGATTACCTTGAAGAAAGAGAGGCAGCCGCGGCCATTGAAAATGCCGTAAAAGAAGTGGTTTCAAAGCACCTGAAGAGCCTGTCTGCTGGTAAGATGGGCTACAGCACCACTGAGGTAGGAGACTTGGTTGCAAAGTACGTAAAAGAAGGGGTGTAG
- a CDS encoding aspartate-semialdehyde dehydrogenase — MSTGFSVAVAGATGAVGQMMIRVLEERDFPVREIKFLASERSVGKKLKFKGEEIPVQKLDHDSFKGVEIALFSAGGDRSKTYAPSAAKAGATVIDNSSAWRMDPDVPLIVPEVNPHAVKEASKKGIIANPNCSTIQMVVVLKPLYDYSKIKRIVVSTYQAVSGTGLKAIRELEEQVLMWTDRRRREGENVAPKASSGMSYGYVGEYEYNAYPHQIAFNCLPHIDVFQENGYTKEEMKMVNETRKILEDPDIMVSATCVRVPVFYSHSEAVNIEFEKKVGAEKARDILSKASGVKVVDNPEKFQYPLALVAEDQDLTLVGRIRDDISNPNGLDLWIVADNIRKGAATNAVQIAELLV, encoded by the coding sequence ATGAGTACAGGATTTAGTGTTGCAGTTGCAGGGGCCACAGGCGCTGTTGGCCAGATGATGATAAGGGTTCTTGAAGAGCGGGATTTCCCTGTCAGGGAAATCAAATTTCTCGCCTCAGAACGATCTGTCGGTAAGAAACTAAAATTTAAGGGGGAAGAAATACCTGTACAAAAATTAGACCATGATTCCTTTAAAGGAGTTGAGATTGCCCTCTTTTCCGCTGGTGGCGACAGATCAAAGACCTATGCCCCATCTGCTGCAAAGGCAGGAGCGACTGTAATTGACAACTCAAGTGCCTGGCGAATGGACCCTGATGTGCCACTAATAGTGCCAGAGGTAAATCCCCATGCAGTTAAAGAGGCCTCAAAAAAGGGAATCATTGCAAACCCCAATTGTTCAACTATCCAGATGGTTGTGGTTTTAAAGCCGCTTTACGACTATTCAAAGATCAAGCGCATTGTGGTGTCCACCTATCAGGCAGTGTCTGGTACTGGACTTAAGGCAATTCGTGAGCTTGAGGAACAAGTCTTAATGTGGACGGACAGGAGACGTAGGGAAGGGGAGAATGTAGCGCCCAAGGCCAGTTCTGGGATGTCTTACGGTTATGTAGGCGAGTATGAGTACAATGCATATCCCCATCAGATTGCCTTCAATTGTCTGCCTCACATCGATGTGTTCCAGGAAAATGGATACACAAAAGAAGAGATGAAGATGGTCAACGAGACTAGGAAGATCCTCGAAGACCCTGATATAATGGTTAGTGCAACATGTGTACGAGTGCCTGTCTTCTACAGCCACAGCGAGGCAGTGAATATTGAGTTTGAGAAAAAGGTAGGTGCTGAGAAGGCCAGAGATATTCTATCAAAGGCCTCCGGAGTTAAAGTTGTTGATAATCCAGAAAAATTCCAATATCCCCTGGCATTAGTTGCCGAAGACCAGGACTTAACATTGGTGGGAAGAATTAGGGATGATATTTCCAATCCAAATGGTCTCGATCTATGGATTGTGGCAGACAATATCCGAAAGGGTGCTGCCACCAATGCAGTGCAGATAGCAGAATTATTGGTGTAA